A single region of the candidate division WOR-3 bacterium genome encodes:
- a CDS encoding addiction module protein, with product MTRRVRSVLAEIRALPDAEKLEVLDSILVELDRPDPELDRVWADEARARWRAYREGRAEHVSYSEAMAQYRRK from the coding sequence ATGACCCGACGTGTACGAAGCGTTCTGGCAGAGATCAGAGCTTTGCCCGACGCAGAGAAGCTCGAAGTGCTCGACAGCATCCTGGTCGAACTGGACAGGCCTGACCCGGAGCTGGACCGAGTATGGGCGGACGAGGCGAGAGCCAGATGGCGGGCATACCGCGAAGGCCGCGCCGAACACGTCTCCTACTCCGAGGCCATGGCCCAGTACCGTCGCAAGTGA